One genomic window of Magnolia sinica isolate HGM2019 chromosome 3, MsV1, whole genome shotgun sequence includes the following:
- the LOC131241195 gene encoding uncharacterized protein LOC131241195 isoform X5, translating to MRNSGEGWRNSSEEPNNSSKRRRKVGNGEAEIGLSEKVNLIRSKDWESGEGTEYSEDGQKNSCEEQRNSGSRRGRNDVNGGAEIRMLDITSQNKEKRSLICHQCRKKKKAGVVFCSNCKRRSYCYPCLVKWYPEQTKEEFETACPVCCGNCNCKSCLRNVVMMARRQEADANVRLQRLLYLLRKVLPLLRQIHTEQNLEIAMEAKIQGIQPIEVNVTRSKLGKDERRYCDNCNTSIVNFHRSCPNCSYDLCLTCCRELREGQQPGGNEVKSARRQFIDRIHGQIVDVNVETNASRKRFGWESQATLTTDDCVANASTFHDWRANGDSSILCPPNERGGCGIELLKLQRNFKANWVAKLLKNAEDLTSSYDFSDDDFSTGCSLCSPNGSAENDRNNSGVRQAAFRENSNDNFLYCPNAFDLGDDEIEHFQRHWVRGEPVIVRDAHEKTSGLSWEPLVMWRALREECRKKLKEESRTVKAIDCLDWCEVEISIPQFFKGYLEGRMHMNGWPEMLKLKDWPSSSLFEECLPRHGAEFITALPFYDYTHPKYGLLNLATKLPKGCLKPDLGPKTYIAYGSCKELGRGDSVTKLHCDMSDVVNVLTHTTEVKLASWQRDCLRKLQKKHKDEDLRELYGGTNKVLSDALKKEINGPDEQLKIAEPRPIQCSYISEGDSPLPEEIKINREKMKFEETEFASFKHGTKFGKSSQILESLDLETTSPDEHAKSSVCLKSRDVVEEPLLLTEFKDAVREEQDNQQLASEHPGSPKCKCIVGVGTSLLEELNMTAQVLDDQQETASPDEHAKNSVCLKSVGIFEEPLPLSECMHAGKEDQDEHQLGSEHSGSPKSKRTVGIATPLLEKMNMAPLIHENQLETASPDEHAKSSACLKSEDIVEEPLPPTEFVHAGTEEQDKQQLASEHPGSPKCECTVGVGTSLLEETNMTAQILDEQQESASPKEHAKNSVCLKSEDLVEEPLPTPECMHAGKEDQDKHQLALEHPGCSKCKCIVGIGTPLLEEMNMTTPIHDGQLETASPDEHAKSSVCLKFEDIVEEPLLSTEFMHAGTQEQDKQQLTLEHSGSPKCECIVGVGTSLLEETNTTAHILDEQQETASPEEHAKNSVCLKSEDLVEEPLPSPECMHAGKEDQDKHQLAFEYPGCPKCKCIVGIGTPLLEEMNITTPIHDGQLETASPDEQAKSSVYLKFEDIVEEPLRSTKFMHAGTEEQEKQQLASEHPGSPKCECIVGVGTSLLEETNTTAQVLDDQLETASPEEHAKHSVFLKSEDIVEDPLPSPELMHAGNEDQDKLQLASEHPGCPKCKCIVGIGRPLLEEMNMTTLIRNDHLETASSDEHAKSSVCLKSEDIVEEPLLSAEFMHTGTEEQDTQQLVSEHPCSPKCECIVGVGTSLLEETNTTAQVLDDQQETTNPDEHAKRVFLKSEDMVEEPLPSPEFMHAGTKDQDKHQLALEHPASPKCKCIVGIGTPLLEEMNMTTLIHNDQLHERNSSLLEKMDIELEQPDKHQIEVNENSLICKEVVRNDSLPESQDLEVNMLDRNSQLLQKMDIVVEQLDKHQIEVNESYLICEVARNDYLPESRDREIGTLDREHYEVKRVDSIECCNIVNRKLPLREDLDLKAEKLHTQNRMDGGGVDERVCVVERSSSLPEFMNWETKAQDGEKLEINESNFSGNHDIAHRNSSSDEVYSCSNAPAILKRYCPSGVDTKYEATADSRSCNPEDVSAATETPEKNPASAKGALRNSFPRGKGSTVTGSLGSDSKVVHGGAVWDIFRRQDVPKLVDYLQKHWKEFRHNSSLPVNSVIHPLHDQTLFLNERHKKQLKEEYDVEPWTFEQYLGEAVFIPAGCPHQVRNRQSCIKVALDFVSPESIHECIRLTEEVRLLPENHRAKEEKLELKKMALYAVSAALREAKSLIQQLNNTCDAQPSLYPLHPS from the exons GAAAAGGTGAATCTAATCAGGAGTAAAGATTGGGAATCTGGGGAGGGGACGGAATATTCTGAGGATGGGCAGAAGAATTCCTGTGAGGAGCAAAGGAACTCCGGCAGCAGGAGAGGAAGGAATGATGTAAATGGAGGTGCAGAGATACGAATGTTG gatattaCCAGCCAGAACAAGGAAAAGAGGAGCTTAATTTGCCACCAATGTCGAAAGAAGAAAAAGGCTGGTGTTGTCTTTTGTTCCAATTGCAAGAGGCGGAGTTACTGCTATCCCTGCCTTGTCAAGTG gtaTCCTGAACAGACAAAAGAAGAATTTGAGACTGCATGTCCTGTCTGTTGTGGCAATTGCAATTGCAAATCATGCTTGCGTAATGTGGTCATGATG GCTAGAAGGCAGGAAGCAGATGCAAATGTCAGACTGCAGCGGTTGCTCTACTTGCTGCGTAAAGTTCTGCCTCTCCTCAGGCAAATTCACACTGAGCAGAACTTAGAGATAGCCATGGAAGCCAAGATTCAAG GAATACAACCGATAGAAGTGAATGTAACAAGGTCTAAACTCGGCAAGGATGAGCGTCGATACTG CGACAATTGCAATACATCCATTGTCAATTTTCACAGAAGCTGCCCCAATTGTTCTTATGATCTCTGCCTCACATGTTGCCGGGAACTACGGGAAGGTCAGCAACCTGGAGGTAATGAAGTCAAATCTGCTCGCAGGCAGTTTATAGACAGAATTCATGGTCagattgtggatgtgaatgttgaaactaatGCATCGAGGAAAAGATTTGGTTGGGAGAGCCAAGCGACACTGACAACAGATGATTGTGTTGCTAACGCATCCACCTTTCATGATTGGAGAGCAAACGGTGACAGCAGCATTCTATGCCCCCCAAATGAGCGTGGTGGTTGTGGCATTGAGTTACTTAAGTTGCAGCGCAACTTCAAAGCTAATTGGGTAGCCAAGCTGCTTAAGAATGCCGAGGACCTTACCAGCAGTTATGatttctctgatgatgatttttCTACGGGTTGCTCTTTGTGCAGTCCTAATGGTTCTGCTGAAAATGACAGAAATAATTCTGGAGTGCGGCAGGCAGCTTTTAGGGAGAACAGTAATGATAACTTTCTGTACTGCCCAAATGCTTTTGACTTGGGAGACGATGAAATTGAACACTTCCAGAGGCACTGGGTGAGAGGTGAACCAGTGATAGTTAGGGATGCCCATGAAAAAACTTCTGGGCTTAGTTGGGAACCGTTGGTCATGTGGAGGGCTCTTAGAGAAGAATGCAGAAAAAAGTTAAAGGAGGAAAGTCGAACTGTGAAGGCTATTGATTGCTTGGATTGGTGTGAG GTTGAGATTAGCATCCCACAATTCTTTAAAGGCTACTTGGAGGGTCGCATGCATATGAATGGTTGGCCAGAGATGTTGAAACTCAAGGACTGGCCTTCATCGAGTTTATTTGAAGAGTGTCTGCCAAGGCATGGTGCTGAATTCATTACAGCGCTCCCATTTTATGATTATACCCATCCAAAATATGGTCTTCTCAATCTTGCCACAAAGCTTCCTAAGGGTTGCTTGAAGCCTGACCTAGGACCCAAAACATACATTGCATATGGATCCTGCAAGGAActcgggagaggtgattcagtgACGAAACTGCATTGTGATATGTCTGATGTG GTAAATGTTCTGACACACACAACTGAGGTGAAACTTGCTTCGTGGCAACGTGATTGCCTAAGAAAATTGCAGAAGAAACACAAAGATGAGGACTTGAGAGAACTTTATGGGGGTACAAACAAGGTCTTGAGTGATGCACTAAAAAAAGAGATAAATGGACCAGATGAACAGCTTAAGATTGCGGAACCTCGACCTATACAATGTAGTTACATATCTGAGGGTGATTCTCCATTGCCAGAAGAGATAAAAATAAATCgagagaaaatgaaatttgagGAAACAGAATTTGCGTCTTTCAAACATGGTACCAAATTTGGAAAGAGTTCACAGATTCTAGAGTCACTGGATCTTGAAACAACGAGTCCAGATGAACATGCTAAAAGTTCTGTATGTCTAAAATCCAGAGATGTAGTTGAAGAGCCTTTGCTGTTGACAGAATTTAAGGATGCAGTGCGAGAGGAACAAGACAACCAACAACTTGCATCAGAACACCCTGGTTCtccaaaatgtaaatgtattgtTGGTGTGGGCACATCGTTGCTAGAAGAGCTGAATATGACTGCACAGGTTCTTGATGATCAACAAGAAACAGCCAGTCCAGATGAACATGCTAAAAATTCTGTATGTCTAAAATCTGTAGGCATATTCGAAGAGCCTTTGCCATTATCAGAATGTATGCATGCAGGGAAAGAGGACCAAGATGAACACCAACTTGGATCGGAACATAGTGGTTCTCCAAAATCTAAACGTACTGTTGGTATTGCCACACCGTTGCTTGAAAAGATGAATATGGCTCCACTGATTCACGAGAATCAACTAGAAACAGCCAGTCCAGATGAACATGCTAAAAGTTCTGCGTGTCTAAAATCTGAAGACATAGTCGAAGAGCCTTTGCCGCCGACAGAATTTGTGCATGCAGGGACAGAGGAACAAGACAAACAACAACTTGCGTCAGAACACCCTGGTTCTCCAAAATGTGAATGTACTGTTGGTGTGGGCACATCATTGCTGGAAGAGACGAATATGACTGCACAGATTCTTGATGAGCAACAAGAATCAGCCAGTCCAAAAGAACATGCTAAAAATTCtgtatgtcttaaatctgaagaCCTAGTCGAGGAGCCTTTGCCAACACCAGAATGTATGCATGCAGGTAAAGAGGATCAAGATAAACACCAACTTGCATTGGAACACCCTGGTTgttcaaaatgtaaatgtattgtTGGTATTGGCACACCGTTGCTAGAAGAGATGAATATGACTACACCGATTCATGATGGTCAACTAGAAACAGCCAGTCCCGATGAGCATGCTAAAAGTTCTGTATGTCTAAAATTTGAAGACATAGTTGAAGAGCCTTTGCTGTCAACAGAATTTATGCACGCTGGGACACAGGAACAAGACAAACAACAACTCACATTGGAGCACTCTGGTTCTCCAAAATGTGAATGTATTGTTGGTGTGGGCACATCGTTGCTGGAAGAGACGAATACGACTGCACACATTCTTGATGAGCAACAAGAAACAGCCAGTCCAGAAGAACATGCTAAAAATTCTGTATGTCTTAAATCCGAAGACCTAGTCGAGGAGCCTTTGCCATCACCTGAATGTATGCATGCAGGGAAAGAGGATCAAGATAAACACCAACTTGCATTTGAATACCCTGGTTgtccaaaatgtaaatgtattgtTGGTATTGGCACACCGTTGCTAGAAGAGATGAATATAACTACACCGATTCATGACGGTCAACTAGAAACAGCCAGTCCTGATGAACAAGCTAAAAGTTCTGTATATCTAAAATTCGAAGACATAGTTGAAGAGCCTTTGCGGTCAACAAAATTTATGCATGCAGGGACAGAGGAACAAGAAAAACAACAACTTGCGTCGGAGCACCCTGGTTCTCCAAAATGTGAATGTATTGTTGGTGTGGGCACATCGTTGCTGGAAGAGACGAATACAACTGCACAGGTTCTTGATGATCAACTAGAAACAGCCAGTCCAGAAGAACATGCTAAACATTCTGTATTTCTAAAATCTGAAGACATAGTTGAGGATCCTTTGCCATCACcagaattgatgcatgcaggGAATGAGGACCAAGATAAACTCCAACTTGCATCGGAACACCCTGGTTgtccaaaatgtaaatgtattgtTGGTATTGGCAGACCGTTGCTAGAAGAGATGAATATGACTACACTGATTCGCAATGATCATCTAGAAACAGCCAGTTCAGATGAGCATGCTAAAAGTTCTGTATGTCTAAAATCCGAAGACATAGTTGAAGAGCCTTTGCTGTCAGCAGAATTTATGCACACAGGGACAGAGGAACAAGACACACAACAACTTGTGTCGGAGCACCCTTGTTCTCCAAAATGTGAATGTATTGTTGGTGTGGGCACATCGTTGCTAGAAGAGACAAATACGACTGCACAGGTTCTTGATGATCAACAAGAAACAACCAATCCAGACGAACATGCAAAAAGAGTATTCCTAAAATCTGAAGACATGGTCGAGGAGCCTTTGCCATCACCAGAATTTATGCATGCAGGGACAAAGGACCAAGATAAACACCAACTTGCATTGGAACACCCTGCTTCtccaaaatgtaaatgtattgtTGGTATCGGCACACCGTTGCTAGAAGAGATGAATATGACTACACTGATTCACAATGATCAATTGCATGAGAGGAACTCCTCATTGCTGGAAAAAATGGATATTGAGTTGGAGCAACCTGATAAACATCAAATTGAGGTGAATGAAAACTCTTTGATTTGCAAGGAGGTTGTGAGGAATGATTCTTTGCCAGAAAGCCAGGATCTCGAGGTCAATATGTTGGATAGGAACTCCCAGTTGCTGCAGAAAATGGATATTGTGGTGGAGCAACTTGATAAACATCAAATTGAGGTGAATGAAAGCTATTTGATTTGTGAGGTTGCCAGGAATGATTATTTGCCAGAAAGCCGGGATCGCGAGATTGGTACGTTAGATAGAGAGCATTATGAGGTGAAACGAGTTGATTCTATTGAATGCTGTAACATTGTCAACAGGAAGTTGCCATTGCGAGAAGACCTGGATCTCAAGGCAGAGAAATTACATACACAGAATCGTATGGATGGTGGTGGAGTTGATGAACGCGTATGCGTTGTTGAGAGGAGTTCATCTTTGCCTGAGTTCATGAATTGGGAAACGAAAGCACAAGATGGAGAGAAATTAGAGATTAATGAATCTAACTTTTCTGGAAACCATGATATTGCTCACAGGAACTCATCATCAGATGAGGTGTATTCATGTTCCAATGCTCCTGCCATTTTAAAAAGATATTGTCCCAGCGGAGTTGACACTAAGTATGAAGCAACAGCAGATAGCAGATCATGCAATCCAGAAGATGTTTCTGCTGCTACTGAAACACCAGAAAAGAACCCTGCCAGTGCGAAGGGTGCTTTGCGAAATTCTTTTCCAAGGGGGAAAGGATCTACTGTTACTGGTTCACTGGGGTCAGATTCAAAGGTTGTTCATGGAGGTGCTGTTTGGGATATTTTTCGGAGGCAGGATGTGCCAAAATTAGTTGACTACTTGCAAAAGCATTGGAAAGAATTTCGTCATAACAGCAGTCTTCCTGTCAACTCT GTTATTCATCCTCTTCATGATCAGACCCTTTTCTTGAATGAAAGACATAAGAAGCAGTTAAAAGAGGAGTACG ATGTTGAACCTTGGACATTTGAGCAATACCTTGGTGAGGCAGTTTTTATTCCAGCAGGATGTCCTCATCAAGTGAGAAATAGACAG
- the LOC131241195 gene encoding uncharacterized protein LOC131241195 isoform X4 — protein MRHCTTILKDVTSKNQKQLSSSEKKNWNFDARMRNSGEGWRNSSEEPNNSSKRRRKVGNGEAEIGLSEKVNLIRSKDWESGEGTEYSEDGQKNSCEEQRNSGSRRGRNDVNGGAEIRMLDITSQNKEKRSLICHQCRKKKKAGVVFCSNCKRRSYCYPCLVKWYPEQTKEEFETACPVCCGNCNCKSCLRNVVMMARRQEADANVRLQRLLYLLRKVLPLLRQIHTEQNLEIAMEAKIQGIQPIEVNVTRSKLGKDERRYCDNCNTSIVNFHRSCPNCSYDLCLTCCRELREGQQPGGNEVKSARRQFIDRIHGQIVDVNVETNASRKRFGWESQATLTTDDCVANASTFHDWRANGDSSILCPPNERGGCGIELLKLQRNFKANWVAKLLKNAEDLTSSYDFSDDDFSTGCSLCSPNGSAENDRNNSGVRQAAFRENSNDNFLYCPNAFDLGDDEIEHFQRHWVRGEPVIVRDAHEKTSGLSWEPLVMWRALREECRKKLKEESRTVKAIDCLDWCEVEISIPQFFKGYLEGRMHMNGWPEMLKLKDWPSSSLFEECLPRHGAEFITALPFYDYTHPKYGLLNLATKLPKGCLKPDLGPKTYIAYGSCKELGRGDSVTKLHCDMSDVVNVLTHTTEVKLASWQRDCLRKLQKKHKDEDLRELYGGTNKVLSDALKKEINGPDEQLKIAEPRPIQCSYISEGDSPLPEEIKINREKMKFEETEFASFKHGTKFGKSSQILESLDLETTSPDEHAKSSVCLKSRDVVEEPLLLTEFKDAVREEQDNQQLASEHPGSPKCKCIVGVGTSLLEELNMTAQVLDDQQETASPDEHAKNSVCLKSVGIFEEPLPLSECMHAGKEDQDEHQLGSEHSGSPKSKRTVGIATPLLEKMNMAPLIHENQLETASPDEHAKSSACLKSEDIVEEPLPPTEFVHAGTEEQDKQQLASEHPGSPKCECTVGVGTSLLEETNMTAQILDEQQESASPKEHAKNSVCLKSEDLVEEPLPTPECMHAGKEDQDKHQLALEHPGCSKCKCIVGIGTPLLEEMNMTTPIHDGQLETASPDEHAKSSVCLKFEDIVEEPLLSTEFMHAGTQEQDKQQLTLEHSGSPKCECIVGVGTSLLEETNTTAHILDEQQETASPEEHAKNSVCLKSEDLVEEPLPSPECMHAGKEDQDKHQLAFEYPGCPKCKCIVGIGTPLLEEMNITTPIHDGQLETASPDEQAKSSVYLKFEDIVEEPLRSTKFMHAGTEEQEKQQLASEHPGSPKCECIVGVGTSLLEETNTTAQVLDDQLETASPEEHAKHSVFLKSEDIVEDPLPSPELMHAGNEDQDKLQLASEHPGCPKCKCIVGIGRPLLEEMNMTTLIRNDHLETASSDEHAKSSVCLKSEDIVEEPLLSAEFMHTGTEEQDTQQLVSEHPCSPKCECIVGVGTSLLEETNTTAQVLDDQQETTNPDEHAKRVFLKSEDMVEEPLPSPEFMHAGTKDQDKHQLALEHPASPKCKCIVGIGTPLLEEMNMTTLIHNDQLHERNSSLLEKMDIELEQPDKHQIEVNENSLICKEVVRNDSLPESQDLEVNMLDRNSQLLQKMDIVVEQLDKHQIEVNESYLICEVARNDYLPESRDREIGTLDREHYEVKRVDSIECCNIVNRKLPLREDLDLKAEKLHTQNRMDGGGVDERVCVVERSSSLPEFMNWETKAQDGEKLEINESNFSGNHDIAHRNSSSDEVYSCSNAPAILKRYCPSGVDTKYEATADSRSCNPEDVSAATETPEKNPASAKGALRNSFPRGKGSTVTGSLGSDSKVVHGGAVWDIFRRQDVPKLVDYLQKHWKEFRHNSSLPVNSVIHPLHDQTLFLNERHKKQLKEEYDVEPWTFEQYLGEAVFIPAGCPHQVRNRQSCIKVALDFVSPESIHECIRLTEEVRLLPENHRAKEEKLELKKMALYAVSAALREAKSLIQQLNNTCDAQPSLYPLHPS, from the exons GAAAAGGTGAATCTAATCAGGAGTAAAGATTGGGAATCTGGGGAGGGGACGGAATATTCTGAGGATGGGCAGAAGAATTCCTGTGAGGAGCAAAGGAACTCCGGCAGCAGGAGAGGAAGGAATGATGTAAATGGAGGTGCAGAGATACGAATGTTG gatattaCCAGCCAGAACAAGGAAAAGAGGAGCTTAATTTGCCACCAATGTCGAAAGAAGAAAAAGGCTGGTGTTGTCTTTTGTTCCAATTGCAAGAGGCGGAGTTACTGCTATCCCTGCCTTGTCAAGTG gtaTCCTGAACAGACAAAAGAAGAATTTGAGACTGCATGTCCTGTCTGTTGTGGCAATTGCAATTGCAAATCATGCTTGCGTAATGTGGTCATGATG GCTAGAAGGCAGGAAGCAGATGCAAATGTCAGACTGCAGCGGTTGCTCTACTTGCTGCGTAAAGTTCTGCCTCTCCTCAGGCAAATTCACACTGAGCAGAACTTAGAGATAGCCATGGAAGCCAAGATTCAAG GAATACAACCGATAGAAGTGAATGTAACAAGGTCTAAACTCGGCAAGGATGAGCGTCGATACTG CGACAATTGCAATACATCCATTGTCAATTTTCACAGAAGCTGCCCCAATTGTTCTTATGATCTCTGCCTCACATGTTGCCGGGAACTACGGGAAGGTCAGCAACCTGGAGGTAATGAAGTCAAATCTGCTCGCAGGCAGTTTATAGACAGAATTCATGGTCagattgtggatgtgaatgttgaaactaatGCATCGAGGAAAAGATTTGGTTGGGAGAGCCAAGCGACACTGACAACAGATGATTGTGTTGCTAACGCATCCACCTTTCATGATTGGAGAGCAAACGGTGACAGCAGCATTCTATGCCCCCCAAATGAGCGTGGTGGTTGTGGCATTGAGTTACTTAAGTTGCAGCGCAACTTCAAAGCTAATTGGGTAGCCAAGCTGCTTAAGAATGCCGAGGACCTTACCAGCAGTTATGatttctctgatgatgatttttCTACGGGTTGCTCTTTGTGCAGTCCTAATGGTTCTGCTGAAAATGACAGAAATAATTCTGGAGTGCGGCAGGCAGCTTTTAGGGAGAACAGTAATGATAACTTTCTGTACTGCCCAAATGCTTTTGACTTGGGAGACGATGAAATTGAACACTTCCAGAGGCACTGGGTGAGAGGTGAACCAGTGATAGTTAGGGATGCCCATGAAAAAACTTCTGGGCTTAGTTGGGAACCGTTGGTCATGTGGAGGGCTCTTAGAGAAGAATGCAGAAAAAAGTTAAAGGAGGAAAGTCGAACTGTGAAGGCTATTGATTGCTTGGATTGGTGTGAG GTTGAGATTAGCATCCCACAATTCTTTAAAGGCTACTTGGAGGGTCGCATGCATATGAATGGTTGGCCAGAGATGTTGAAACTCAAGGACTGGCCTTCATCGAGTTTATTTGAAGAGTGTCTGCCAAGGCATGGTGCTGAATTCATTACAGCGCTCCCATTTTATGATTATACCCATCCAAAATATGGTCTTCTCAATCTTGCCACAAAGCTTCCTAAGGGTTGCTTGAAGCCTGACCTAGGACCCAAAACATACATTGCATATGGATCCTGCAAGGAActcgggagaggtgattcagtgACGAAACTGCATTGTGATATGTCTGATGTG GTAAATGTTCTGACACACACAACTGAGGTGAAACTTGCTTCGTGGCAACGTGATTGCCTAAGAAAATTGCAGAAGAAACACAAAGATGAGGACTTGAGAGAACTTTATGGGGGTACAAACAAGGTCTTGAGTGATGCACTAAAAAAAGAGATAAATGGACCAGATGAACAGCTTAAGATTGCGGAACCTCGACCTATACAATGTAGTTACATATCTGAGGGTGATTCTCCATTGCCAGAAGAGATAAAAATAAATCgagagaaaatgaaatttgagGAAACAGAATTTGCGTCTTTCAAACATGGTACCAAATTTGGAAAGAGTTCACAGATTCTAGAGTCACTGGATCTTGAAACAACGAGTCCAGATGAACATGCTAAAAGTTCTGTATGTCTAAAATCCAGAGATGTAGTTGAAGAGCCTTTGCTGTTGACAGAATTTAAGGATGCAGTGCGAGAGGAACAAGACAACCAACAACTTGCATCAGAACACCCTGGTTCtccaaaatgtaaatgtattgtTGGTGTGGGCACATCGTTGCTAGAAGAGCTGAATATGACTGCACAGGTTCTTGATGATCAACAAGAAACAGCCAGTCCAGATGAACATGCTAAAAATTCTGTATGTCTAAAATCTGTAGGCATATTCGAAGAGCCTTTGCCATTATCAGAATGTATGCATGCAGGGAAAGAGGACCAAGATGAACACCAACTTGGATCGGAACATAGTGGTTCTCCAAAATCTAAACGTACTGTTGGTATTGCCACACCGTTGCTTGAAAAGATGAATATGGCTCCACTGATTCACGAGAATCAACTAGAAACAGCCAGTCCAGATGAACATGCTAAAAGTTCTGCGTGTCTAAAATCTGAAGACATAGTCGAAGAGCCTTTGCCGCCGACAGAATTTGTGCATGCAGGGACAGAGGAACAAGACAAACAACAACTTGCGTCAGAACACCCTGGTTCTCCAAAATGTGAATGTACTGTTGGTGTGGGCACATCATTGCTGGAAGAGACGAATATGACTGCACAGATTCTTGATGAGCAACAAGAATCAGCCAGTCCAAAAGAACATGCTAAAAATTCtgtatgtcttaaatctgaagaCCTAGTCGAGGAGCCTTTGCCAACACCAGAATGTATGCATGCAGGTAAAGAGGATCAAGATAAACACCAACTTGCATTGGAACACCCTGGTTgttcaaaatgtaaatgtattgtTGGTATTGGCACACCGTTGCTAGAAGAGATGAATATGACTACACCGATTCATGATGGTCAACTAGAAACAGCCAGTCCCGATGAGCATGCTAAAAGTTCTGTATGTCTAAAATTTGAAGACATAGTTGAAGAGCCTTTGCTGTCAACAGAATTTATGCACGCTGGGACACAGGAACAAGACAAACAACAACTCACATTGGAGCACTCTGGTTCTCCAAAATGTGAATGTATTGTTGGTGTGGGCACATCGTTGCTGGAAGAGACGAATACGACTGCACACATTCTTGATGAGCAACAAGAAACAGCCAGTCCAGAAGAACATGCTAAAAATTCTGTATGTCTTAAATCCGAAGACCTAGTCGAGGAGCCTTTGCCATCACCTGAATGTATGCATGCAGGGAAAGAGGATCAAGATAAACACCAACTTGCATTTGAATACCCTGGTTgtccaaaatgtaaatgtattgtTGGTATTGGCACACCGTTGCTAGAAGAGATGAATATAACTACACCGATTCATGACGGTCAACTAGAAACAGCCAGTCCTGATGAACAAGCTAAAAGTTCTGTATATCTAAAATTCGAAGACATAGTTGAAGAGCCTTTGCGGTCAACAAAATTTATGCATGCAGGGACAGAGGAACAAGAAAAACAACAACTTGCGTCGGAGCACCCTGGTTCTCCAAAATGTGAATGTATTGTTGGTGTGGGCACATCGTTGCTGGAAGAGACGAATACAACTGCACAGGTTCTTGATGATCAACTAGAAACAGCCAGTCCAGAAGAACATGCTAAACATTCTGTATTTCTAAAATCTGAAGACATAGTTGAGGATCCTTTGCCATCACcagaattgatgcatgcaggGAATGAGGACCAAGATAAACTCCAACTTGCATCGGAACACCCTGGTTgtccaaaatgtaaatgtattgtTGGTATTGGCAGACCGTTGCTAGAAGAGATGAATATGACTACACTGATTCGCAATGATCATCTAGAAACAGCCAGTTCAGATGAGCATGCTAAAAGTTCTGTATGTCTAAAATCCGAAGACATAGTTGAAGAGCCTTTGCTGTCAGCAGAATTTATGCACACAGGGACAGAGGAACAAGACACACAACAACTTGTGTCGGAGCACCCTTGTTCTCCAAAATGTGAATGTATTGTTGGTGTGGGCACATCGTTGCTAGAAGAGACAAATACGACTGCACAGGTTCTTGATGATCAACAAGAAACAACCAATCCAGACGAACATGCAAAAAGAGTATTCCTAAAATCTGAAGACATGGTCGAGGAGCCTTTGCCATCACCAGAATTTATGCATGCAGGGACAAAGGACCAAGATAAACACCAACTTGCATTGGAACACCCTGCTTCtccaaaatgtaaatgtattgtTGGTATCGGCACACCGTTGCTAGAAGAGATGAATATGACTACACTGATTCACAATGATCAATTGCATGAGAGGAACTCCTCATTGCTGGAAAAAATGGATATTGAGTTGGAGCAACCTGATAAACATCAAATTGAGGTGAATGAAAACTCTTTGATTTGCAAGGAGGTTGTGAGGAATGATTCTTTGCCAGAAAGCCAGGATCTCGAGGTCAATATGTTGGATAGGAACTCCCAGTTGCTGCAGAAAATGGATATTGTGGTGGAGCAACTTGATAAACATCAAATTGAGGTGAATGAAAGCTATTTGATTTGTGAGGTTGCCAGGAATGATTATTTGCCAGAAAGCCGGGATCGCGAGATTGGTACGTTAGATAGAGAGCATTATGAGGTGAAACGAGTTGATTCTATTGAATGCTGTAACATTGTCAACAGGAAGTTGCCATTGCGAGAAGACCTGGATCTCAAGGCAGAGAAATTACATACACAGAATCGTATGGATGGTGGTGGAGTTGATGAACGCGTATGCGTTGTTGAGAGGAGTTCATCTTTGCCTGAGTTCATGAATTGGGAAACGAAAGCACAAGATGGAGAGAAATTAGAGATTAATGAATCTAACTTTTCTGGAAACCATGATATTGCTCACAGGAACTCATCATCAGATGAGGTGTATTCATGTTCCAATGCTCCTGCCATTTTAAAAAGATATTGTCCCAGCGGAGTTGACACTAAGTATGAAGCAACAGCAGATAGCAGATCATGCAATCCAGAAGATGTTTCTGCTGCTACTGAAACACCAGAAAAGAACCCTGCCAGTGCGAAGGGTGCTTTGCGAAATTCTTTTCCAAGGGGGAAAGGATCTACTGTTACTGGTTCACTGGGGTCAGATTCAAAGGTTGTTCATGGAGGTGCTGTTTGGGATATTTTTCGGAGGCAGGATGTGCCAAAATTAGTTGACTACTTGCAAAAGCATTGGAAAGAATTTCGTCATAACAGCAGTCTTCCTGTCAACTCT GTTATTCATCCTCTTCATGATCAGACCCTTTTCTTGAATGAAAGACATAAGAAGCAGTTAAAAGAGGAGTACG ATGTTGAACCTTGGACATTTGAGCAATACCTTGGTGAGGCAGTTTTTATTCCAGCAGGATGTCCTCATCAAGTGAGAAATAGACAG